Proteins from a single region of Halodesulfovibrio sp. MK-HDV:
- a CDS encoding DMT family transporter yields MDKYIGYLQIIAAATLWGLLGPISKYGLQDGITPHELAFWRASLGAVFFILHSAKHNSLTVQRKDIPIFIIFGVLGIAVFFGSYQIAIKHAGAAVSAILLYTAPIWVAIFSRILFKEELSPAKILALGVALTGTGLVCFSGQSGDFSLPLTGIFFGLLSGFTYSLHYIFGKTFLKNYQAATLYAWCLPAGAIALLPWVTFTAYSPVKLAVVVSIAFLCTYLAYYFYCAGLKRLEATQAAIVANIEPVVAAAIAVLWWNEQLSASAYIGGTLVISAVIIIARIPAKPKNAAQPIIDN; encoded by the coding sequence ATGGATAAATATATTGGATACTTACAAATAATAGCAGCTGCCACCCTGTGGGGTTTACTCGGGCCTATTTCAAAATACGGTTTACAGGATGGCATCACACCTCACGAACTTGCGTTCTGGCGTGCATCACTCGGAGCTGTCTTCTTTATTCTACATTCAGCCAAGCACAACTCTCTTACCGTGCAACGTAAAGATATTCCAATATTTATTATATTCGGCGTTCTTGGCATTGCTGTATTCTTTGGCTCATACCAGATTGCTATCAAACATGCAGGTGCGGCTGTTTCTGCAATTCTTCTTTACACTGCTCCAATCTGGGTAGCCATTTTTTCTCGTATTCTTTTTAAGGAAGAACTCTCCCCTGCCAAAATTCTTGCGCTCGGTGTAGCTCTTACAGGCACAGGACTTGTCTGCTTCAGTGGGCAAAGTGGTGATTTTTCACTGCCGCTGACCGGTATATTCTTCGGGCTGCTTTCCGGCTTCACCTATTCGCTGCACTACATCTTCGGTAAAACATTTCTCAAAAACTATCAGGCTGCGACACTCTATGCATGGTGCCTACCGGCCGGTGCTATAGCTCTGCTGCCGTGGGTAACATTCACCGCCTATTCACCGGTAAAACTCGCAGTAGTAGTATCTATCGCCTTTCTTTGCACGTATCTCGCCTATTACTTCTATTGCGCTGGACTTAAGCGCCTGGAAGCTACTCAGGCTGCCATTGTGGCTAATATTGAACCGGTTGTTGCCGCAGCCATTGCTGTACTCTGGTGGAATGAGCAGCTTTCAGCTTCTGCCTACATTGGCGGCACCCTCGTTATCAGTGCTGTTATAATTATCGCGCGCATACCTGCAAAGCCGAAGAATGCCGCACAGCCAATTATCGACAATTAA